Proteins encoded by one window of Thermococcus sp.:
- a CDS encoding Nre family DNA repair protein, with the protein MSAPVFNSKLCAICKGRKLLCGRSTCPILERFRVARTVERKLNKRHLFGSSPPSVFVGEYGYPKVRIGPLVPPIEGKTDYLDSPLKWENKTIKDILYYRSLLVMGETMADIHVRKSGRILSEVQELAMSVKSVDSEILLKRKPVLKVLPSEFAPPLGPKAELLDFELTENPKIPRRTDYVVGDELKAEGAVMRLYNWGFDEYYIIRLLSAGLLGVDKKLVPTRWSITAVQDTIGKNVRKEILHYPLINDYEVYFYRFMGNRYAVLLMPETYAFELLEIWLKGSLFGASEPSVIHDYEDFRGRREYVKETAGAYHAARLSVLEVLRKRKRQARAVVFREVTPEYYAPVGVWQIRLGVKKAIGNPIGHFGTLNEALEVIRRRLEHPFGKYLQRSYILGSLAKQKTLDQWLGRDIYRLGGGRADG; encoded by the coding sequence ATGAGCGCCCCTGTGTTCAACTCGAAACTCTGTGCCATCTGCAAGGGTAGAAAGCTCCTCTGCGGCAGATCAACTTGTCCTATACTCGAACGCTTTAGGGTAGCTCGTACCGTGGAGCGAAAACTGAACAAGCGCCACCTCTTTGGCTCCTCCCCGCCAAGTGTCTTTGTTGGAGAGTATGGCTATCCCAAGGTTAGAATAGGGCCCCTTGTCCCCCCCATTGAAGGGAAAACGGATTACCTCGACAGTCCGCTCAAATGGGAGAACAAAACCATAAAGGACATCCTCTACTACCGCTCGTTACTCGTCATGGGCGAGACCATGGCTGATATCCATGTGAGAAAGAGTGGTAGGATTCTAAGCGAGGTCCAAGAGCTGGCGATGAGCGTTAAATCCGTCGATAGCGAGATACTCCTCAAAAGGAAGCCCGTCCTAAAGGTTCTCCCAAGCGAGTTCGCCCCTCCGTTGGGGCCAAAGGCTGAACTCCTCGACTTTGAACTGACTGAGAACCCAAAAATCCCCCGCAGAACCGACTACGTTGTGGGCGACGAGCTTAAAGCAGAGGGGGCGGTAATGCGCCTCTACAACTGGGGTTTCGACGAATACTACATTATAAGGCTCCTTTCAGCGGGACTCCTCGGCGTTGACAAGAAGCTCGTTCCAACAAGGTGGAGCATCACCGCAGTTCAGGATACAATAGGCAAGAACGTGAGGAAGGAGATTCTCCATTATCCCCTCATCAACGACTACGAGGTCTACTTCTACCGCTTCATGGGCAACCGCTACGCCGTTCTTCTGATGCCCGAAACTTACGCCTTCGAGCTTTTGGAGATCTGGTTAAAAGGTTCCCTCTTTGGGGCGAGTGAACCGAGCGTAATCCACGACTATGAGGACTTTCGTGGAAGGAGGGAGTACGTCAAAGAAACGGCTGGGGCTTACCATGCCGCTCGGCTGAGCGTCCTTGAAGTTCTACGCAAGAGGAAGAGGCAGGCTAGGGCGGTGGTCTTCCGTGAGGTTACCCCTGAGTACTACGCCCCCGTTGGGGTGTGGCAGATAAGGCTCGGTGTCAAGAAAGCTATAGGCAACCCCATAGGTCACTTTGGGACCCTCAATGAGGCCCTTGAGGTCATCAGAAGGCGTCTTGAACACCCATTTGGGAAGTATCTTCAGAGGAGTTACATCCTTGGAAGTCTCGCGAAGCAGAAGACCCTCGACCAGTGGCTCGGAAGAGATATATACCGTCTTGGTGGAGGGAGAGCGGATGGATGA
- a CDS encoding alkaline phosphatase family protein, producing MRKKLALISLDGNGIYNLKHMPFLSELTESGDFAVVDSIFPTLTDLVHTSVMTGVWPKDHGVVENGYYDRLSDRKVNFYDYEVAFNPHRVIKAPTIVDILRRRGVRTAAVSGYIMPPFSGADIRIFPPFFANDKMYREHGRDWRKDVWVLNSALYLYEECRPDLLLVHFASIDGMSHDHGPLSEGVLKAVETVDTAVRTLWGRLNEEYAFIIFADHGQEKVHTWVNLRTYLRKHGIETFRVSSGGGVHVYLKDPNQSGEAFEVLRRAPGVGNVFLRDELPYLDTPNSGELIVSAKSGYWFCSHRMCKGVKGVSHWIKGMHGSMNEPVVKVPLILWGFGRVNLKETGLMDIAPTVLRFFGVEKPANMVGKSLI from the coding sequence ATGAGAAAGAAGCTTGCCTTAATAAGCCTCGATGGCAACGGAATCTACAACCTCAAACACATGCCCTTCCTGAGTGAGCTTACAGAAAGCGGCGACTTTGCGGTGGTTGATTCGATCTTCCCAACGCTCACCGACTTGGTTCACACGAGTGTTATGACCGGTGTGTGGCCGAAAGATCATGGCGTCGTTGAGAATGGCTACTACGACAGGCTAAGCGACAGGAAGGTGAACTTCTATGATTATGAGGTGGCTTTTAACCCCCATAGGGTCATAAAGGCCCCTACCATCGTGGATATCCTCAGGAGAAGAGGCGTTAGAACAGCGGCGGTGAGCGGCTACATCATGCCGCCATTCAGTGGGGCCGACATCAGAATTTTCCCGCCGTTCTTCGCGAACGATAAGATGTACCGGGAGCACGGGAGGGACTGGAGAAAGGATGTATGGGTTTTAAATTCAGCACTTTATCTCTACGAGGAGTGCAGGCCGGATTTGCTCCTCGTTCACTTCGCCTCGATAGATGGTATGAGCCACGACCACGGACCTCTGAGTGAAGGTGTACTTAAAGCGGTCGAAACCGTTGACACAGCCGTTAGAACACTGTGGGGGCGTCTTAATGAAGAATACGCATTCATAATCTTTGCTGACCACGGACAGGAAAAAGTGCACACTTGGGTGAACCTAAGGACTTACCTAAGAAAGCACGGAATTGAAACGTTCAGGGTTTCCTCGGGCGGTGGCGTTCACGTCTATCTGAAGGATCCAAATCAGAGCGGGGAAGCGTTTGAAGTTTTGAGGAGGGCGCCGGGGGTTGGGAATGTCTTCCTTCGCGATGAGCTCCCCTACTTAGACACTCCCAACAGCGGCGAGCTTATAGTATCGGCCAAATCCGGCTACTGGTTCTGTTCCCACAGAATGTGCAAGGGAGTTAAAGGGGTGAGCCACTGGATCAAGGGCATGCATGGCTCGATGAACGAACCTGTTGTCAAGGTTCCGCTGATTCTGTGGGGCTTTGGGAGAGTAAACCTCAAAGAAACGGGCCTTATGGACATAGCCCCGACGGTTCTGAGATTCTTCGGTGTTGAAAAACCTGCTAACATGGTGGGAAAGAGTCTAATTTAA
- the rpsG gene encoding 30S ribosomal protein S7 — MSKALTERFFIPDEPKVMGRWSVEDVTVNDPSLKPYINLDARILPHSHGRHAKKSFGKANVHIVERLINKVMRSGSSGHKVGGHFMRREHRSLMSKKMKAYEVVKDAFVIIERRTKQNPIQVLVRAIENSAPREDTTTIAFGGIRYHMAVDVSPLRRLDIALKNISLGASAKCYRNKTSYAQALAEEIIAAANGDPKSFAYSKKEETERIAQSSR, encoded by the coding sequence ATGAGCAAGGCACTCACCGAGCGCTTTTTCATCCCTGATGAGCCGAAGGTCATGGGCAGATGGAGTGTTGAGGACGTTACCGTCAACGATCCATCACTCAAACCTTACATTAACCTCGATGCCCGCATACTCCCGCACAGTCACGGAAGACACGCCAAGAAGTCCTTTGGAAAGGCCAACGTCCATATCGTTGAGCGCCTGATAAACAAGGTCATGAGGAGCGGCTCAAGCGGCCACAAGGTCGGTGGCCACTTCATGAGAAGGGAGCACCGCTCCCTCATGAGCAAGAAGATGAAGGCCTATGAGGTCGTTAAGGATGCTTTCGTGATCATTGAGCGCAGGACGAAGCAGAACCCAATCCAGGTTCTTGTAAGAGCCATTGAGAACTCAGCTCCAAGGGAGGACACCACAACCATTGCCTTCGGTGGAATCCGCTACCACATGGCCGTTGATGTCTCCCCGCTCAGGAGGCTCGACATAGCACTCAAAAACATCTCCCTCGGCGCCTCGGCCAAGTGCTACAGGAACAAGACCAGTTACGCCCAAGCCCTCGCGGAGGAGATCATAGCCGCCGCCAATGGAGATCCAAAGAGCTTCGCCTACAGCAAGAAGGAAGAGACCGAGAGGATCGCCCAGTCCTCGCGCTGA